The Watersipora subatra chromosome 7, tzWatSuba1.1, whole genome shotgun sequence genomic interval taaatttaatgtcaaaTTTTTGACTCTGACGCTGGATTTCATGGTACTCTTCATCACTGCCTTTTGTTGTGTTTCGCTATGATTACTTTGTTTTTGTAGTGGTAGGTGCTGTTTTAAGCGAAAGAGTGCATAAACATGGCTGTGGAGGAGGAAGAAGATTACATGTCTGCTGCTGTTCTCAACAGTTGGTTAGCTctattcaaagttttatattatatttcaatatttGGTTACCTCTATTAGATTAGTACGAATAGATGGCTGTAAAAACCAACGTTGCTCTTAGACATTACTCAAAGCTTACAACATGTTTCTATGCACCTTTTTAGTCTTAATTTTTGCGGTTGTATCTAGAATACAACTGATGGCAAATATTGTACCATTTGTTTATGAAGGAAAGCTCGTCAAGACGATGGCAAGTTGTCTCACCATCATGGGACTTGTCGTCCAGTCATCAATGGTGGCAATTTGTCTGCTTACCTATAGTGCCAGGCAATGAATGGCTCAACATTTTCTCAGGTTTTTTGTGGTGCTTTTGAACATTCGCCATTTTTAAAAGTGAAAAAGGCatgtttttttgtatttattagtGGTGATGTCAAACCAGGACTCTTCAGAAGCTCTAAAGAGGCCCACCAGAGGCTACAACATAAGAGATATCTGGAAGGTCAAAAGAATAAACAGAAACCAACTAAGGTCTGAGTTTATAATGCTTTGGAAATTACAGATTTGAATTAAATTTAaggttttagcttttaagaatATGCAAAAAGTAAACAAGTTTGTACTTACATAGGTGGAGTGCATATGCTAATGTTTTTTTCTCAAAGCTTCATTGTACCTGCGCTGATGACATTTACCAATGGATTTATGCATTCAAAGTTGTTGCATTATCACAGTTGTAGTATGGGCTTAGCCTTAAGCTATACCTTAAATAGTAGAACTCTTGTATAAGCCTCCAAAGTACGTCCAGCAGGCTCACTATCCTAAGCAAGAAGCCCTTTGGGTATCTCTGTCAGTTATCGTCAAGCTTCGCCAGTACTTTCCGACTTTCCGTTAGGGTCAATGCTGTTCTTACTATATCCTACAACGGTAGCTGGTCACATCAAAACTATAGTTGCACTGTTCCTTTACCAATTTACACCTGGTGCACGCTGAATGCTGTTCGCCGGGAGAGTTAAAGATACCTGTACATGTTTGTTGATGTAGGCATAAAGTGCATGTCTCTCATGTGTTGCACACAGGAATACGGACTCAATGAGAATTAATATGATTGGCTGATTTCCCGCCCTGCCTTTATTTACCACACGGTGTATTGACTGAGTATAGCCCATGCTTTATTTGTCTTAATTTTAACACATGACTTCCAGAATTTTCTGGATCGTTACAACGATGTAGGTACATGTGAATAAAGATGGAGAAAAGCAAAAGGCTTAAATTAAACTGGGCTAACTATACTTGGTGTAAGTTAAACTTGCATAGCCTGCATTTTTGTTCACTCATCTCTATGGTAACGAGAGAGTACCTTTTTTATTCataacttaaaccataactgtcacgaacaacttttattgtattttctaggtaaatcagacacgctgattccgattttgtactcaaaataaagattagtccactaaccttcaaagtcatttaggcttttttaaagcgtttcagtatccgtttcgaaaacaacacaatcggcatcacaagctccgcccataaatatgtgacgaaacctagctttttcagaaacggaagttaggaaagtttagtccgatttagaataatagagatgggtgtcttaaaacccattattatctaaatccagcctgtaaaataattgcagttttttatgaaaggtatataaactatttaaaattgctcgcagcttgttacatgatgtttaaatgggctggaagccgagaaaaatgagctcaaaaagcgcggttttatcacgagctagcgttgttatcgcgctttttaaatatgcaatgctaaatagcttatctacctttcagaaaagactgatattatttttaaagctggatttagatattaatagattttaaaacacccatctctattattctaaatcggtctaaacatctctacgtaacttctgttcctaaaaagctaggttacgtcaagtatttatgggcggagcttgttatgccgatcgtgttgttttcgagaccgagattaaaacgctataaaaaaccctttattactctgaaagttagtggaataatctttattttgagtacaaaatcggaatcagcatgtctgatttacctagtaaatacgataaaagttgttcgtggcagttatggtttaattttgtttttacatttatGTGGTCTTTCTTTCTAAGTTATGTATGAGTGTGTTTGCTCAGAATTCTGAGCAAATACACTCGTTTAAGTGTACTTGCTCAGAATATCTCTGATTGTTTTTGGCTCTAGAACAAATTAAGCTCAATGCAGTGTATTCCTATAAGAATATTTGCTCTGGCATATGGTAGTTTCGACATGCAAAGCGAATATCCCAAAGGATTAgctttgtatgtcaaggtttAACTGTAATTCTTGATATGAACGCTTGCATGACTTGCTGTGTGGTGAGCAGTGAACATGTGTAGGAAGCAGTTGTCGCTGAGTCATTTGCTGGCTGGGGGAGACAATTTCTAATTTTAGTTGTTAGACTATAGTACATGCAAAATGCAGTTGCtactttttcatttttacatgTTTTCGGTGCGGGTATTGCAGCTGAAACATTAATTAATTGATGGGTTTTGACTTTTTAATTCACCAGTGAGCTACGAGCTTTGATAATGTTTTTTCGTTGTTTTTTCGTTCTTTCGTTTGACAAGGGGGCAACTGAAAGAAAGTGGGTGCGCCGTTCTTGTCTGAGATTTATCACTACTGATGTCATGATCGGAGGACAAGCTGATGCAGTAGTGGACTATTAGAGAGACATTGTTTGCACCGATCTGCCTTTTACATCTTTTAGAGAATGCCTTGCTGCAAAGTTTATTTCTCTCATATTTTTACTACCCAAGACCACAGGCTAAGGCTTCTCAGAATGTGGAAAACAGTTGCTGTCCTATAGGTTGCTAGTCCTTCTGGCTGCTATTGGGTATTGGCTAGTGCAAAGGCCTCAGGACTCTGGCCTACTCATCCATCAAAGTTGGGGAGCAGTTTGAAACTTCAATTTTTTAAGGTAGCACGACTCCTACTAGATCAGTGAACTTGTTTCATCATTAATCTACTGTACAAACCAGCGTGAACTTTATGAATTCGCTTATTCGCTTCTAACAAACAGCCTTTATCACAGTGTTTCAAGGATCAGGTTcttaatttgatttttacctaAGAGGTTCAGTGAGATTAAGCTCAAGGTACGAGCTATTCTGTTGGGCTGTCAGTTATGGGAGCACCTGCTTTGCTTGTCGTGTACGAATAGTGGAAGCACCGGTTGTGATGGTCCATTGGGGTTGGAAGCACTTGCTATTTTGGCTTGTTTCAGCTGATGGAATCACTTGCTATGCTGGTCTGCAACAGATGGTGGATGCACTTTACCTCTTTTAATAGATGGTAGCCCCTATGAAAGGCTGTGTTGTTATTTTACAGGTGATGGAAAGACTGTGTTGTTATGTTACAGGTGATGGAAAGACtgttgttatgttgtatgtGATGGAAAGACTGTTGTTAAGTTACAGGTGATGGAAAGACTGTTGTTATAATACAGGTGATAGAAAGACTGTGTTTGGTATGTTACAGGTGATGGAAAGACTGTGTTGTTATATTGCAGGTGATGGAAAGACGATATTGTTATGTTACAGGTGATGAAAAGACTGTGTTGTTATGTTACAGGTGATGGAAAGACTGTTGTTATGTTGCAGTTGATGGAAAGACTGTGTTGTTATATTACAGGTGATGGAAGCTGAGAAGAGGGAAGAGGGACTAAGCAAGTCAATTGATTCTAATAACAAAGGATTCGCTCTGCTCAAGAAGATGGGTTACAAACCAGGAGAAGGAATTGGCAAGTCAGGTGAGGCTGGTCGCTGCTTCCAGATATGTTTGTTCTGATCATGTGTGACATAGGATTGTAAGCACTTAGCTATAATCTATTAGCTCACCATTTCTGTTTTCTATATCTTCTATTCCTGATTTGTATACTTCTACTATGTAGTCTTTTAAATTAAACATTTCTTCTGTTAAAGACTAGTAATTTTTTGGAACTAACACATCTGTCATTTCTAATGTTAAACCTTTTAGTTTTGATAGGTAATGACACTCACTAACCATTCTTGGTATTAAAGTCtttcttatcattataaacTGCATGGGCTCTCTTACTCTTTCATTTCTTTCTTCGCTCTATGTCACTGCCTCTCCCATTCTTTATCCCATTccctctctcattctctctcccATTTCCTATCCCATTCCCTCTCCCATTCCCTATTTCATTCTCTTCCCTATTCCCCATCTTATTTCCTTTCCCATTCCCTCTCCCATTCCCTCAATCATTCCTTCTCCTGTTCCCCCTCCCATTCCCTATCTGGTTCCCTATGCCACTCCCTCTCCCATTCTATTCCGCTCCCTTTCCATTCCTTCTTTTACTCCCCTATTTATATTCCCTGTTAGTTCCTCATACTCCCTCTCTCACTACTCTTTCTAACTCCTCCACTCTCACTCTTCTCTCTCCTCATTCGTTtttttctcccttctctctttccTTTAATCTTCCATTCTCTTCTGGTGTCGTCTCACTGTCTCTTGCTTAGCTCCGCTGTTTTGATTTCCTAGTTTCTCTCTTGCTTTCTGTAAGGTCGTTTTTTATTGATAGTCAGGTTTTGGTCTACCGTTCATATTTGGCTAATAGAAGTTTCTAAGAAACCACCTCATTTAGTCCTATAGTTACATGGTTTGAGAATGTATTTTATTTGTGATAGACATGGTTATAGATGGTTCAAACATGCATAATTTCAGAAATATTTGCGATTTTATAGCATAGCACTGGTgttaaggtacggccacacgtaacgattttttcgttgattctgaccgaaatcacaaaatgaacgaaaaatgCAGAATTATTTGGACGAAATGCACAGAactgtctgagctgtgcatgcatgCTTTTacttggctaaacaaattattatctAGTACGATGCTAGCAGCTTTTACAATTTgtatatagtccaagacacgtattacGACACAcctaaaggtataaacacactaggcgatatttagagcgatatcgcgctgcgtggcgctcatctgcgctagaattcacccagcgtgctcatctagagcgataacgttagactttctctgcacaactttatcgctagcgagatgcatttcgattggttggattttaccagaatgcaattttatggcgggtaattatttcttatcgatgttcaccaacgtacagcagcgacaattttctattttgttaatattgaaacatcttcagaacgagcactgagttgttcataaatttaataatagcactcccagtcatgtgcatcataacaaacaaaaattacaaaaaatctaaGTTGAAAACcgacatttggagtcaatcgttgcgcaggttgaccatcttgagaacggtaaatatttaatacattaggcctaaatataaaaaaccactacaaaataaaatatgtataaaaattgtgaaaaacattacagttaaaaatgcaataatcgtttttcttatgtctccttgtagtgtaggcagtgtacaatccgtgaaagtgagataggtttaataacaaatgcgtaagttgtttacgttgttgcctagacggcgccgtattgactgacctaaatttattaacaactccgaagaaactaatgacacggaattttattggcagtttgtgggcgtgctcattatatcgcttgctagtgaatcgctcaagtgtgtttatgcacacgctagcgatatctccgccctcctcatgacgctcgcgataaaatcgcctagtgtgtttatacctttataTGTCGTTAAAGCTTTCACTGTCAGTGAAAGTTTTAACGGCATTGAAGACCGATACCTTAGCTCAAGCATTAACGATCTATCGGCAGATAGTGGCATAACCCGCTCGCATAACCCAAACTACTAAAAAAAGCGTACCAAAAATCTTGAAATTTATGGTAGCGCTATACTTTGGTATATCAAAATAGATGCGTTTTCCGATTCATAAGAGGGGTTGGGTTAGAAAGATAGGTTAGTCATCCCTTTGaaccattttatatttaaattagcTCGTGTAcaaatttgaattatttttgatCAATGAATGAAAAGAAAATGAGCTTTGATTGCTGCACACTTTTAGTAGTAACACTGTAACTCTAGGTCATATAGTCAGCAACAGTTCGCAATAGTTTATAGGGAAGTTTGAATTAACCTGCTCCAATCTCTCAAGGTaaggccacacgtatcgtgtaatttcaactaatctgagaaattccattcgtacgaaatttctgacctgccacaagGAGTTttcccaccacggattcgtatgaaactaactttcaattagccaatcagaacgcggtgataaattgaagccgattccgtctcaatcatttgcttcagtacaaacatgcgcaaaagaaaacgaccttcaacattcaactaaccttttcaacccaccaatcaaacaacaattcgtaggaatttctctcgtttcgtccaattcaaaattcgttcatcgtgcgtaaccaacgatggacgaattcatccaaatgtcaattcatacgaatcgtttcgtccaaatttcgccgatttcgtgagaattttgtctcgtgtggccctacctttaaACCATGTGCTTCCATTATTATGCATGTTTGATGTCTATGAAGTGTCAGTTGTCTGTGTATTGTTTTAACTCATTCAAGCTAGACCCAGATGAAAGAAAGGAAATTATTAAATGTCTCACACTGTCACATTGCTTGGCTTACACAGCAGACGCATGTATAGCTTAATCCTCCTTTTACGTAAATTCCATTGAATGTAAAGAATTTGTGTCAAGTTTTGTTTCATACTAAAATAGAATTTTCATATAACATGAAGTGTCAAGTCGGTGCAACTTCTCATATTTGATTTGAATTGTGAGAGTATCATACGTAGTTGgccttaaaaatgtttttcctTTTGCCACTCTCGGGGTATCtatgatttatatttttttactcCATTCTAGATatataaaatcttttttttgttttgctttgctGCGTAGACCTTGCTGTGGAGAACGAAAATGAAAAAGATCAATTGAAATTGAAGGTGTGCACTCCCTTTAACCTAAAGTAAAATTACAGTAATTGTGAACCCTGAACTAGGTGTAAGTAATAAGAAAAAAGGGAAAGGCTGTCATACTAATCAAGGTTGTCAGTACTAATACCGCAGTTGATGTACAGTCATCAAATTAAGAAGTTTGGTGTTGTTTTTTCACTTTGAAGTGTCAAAGGGATGAGTTTGGGAGAATTTTTGAATGGATAAAACTATTTACATGTTttatgctcctataacgtaaattcctgACGTGAACTTTCTCGGAAGGGATTATTTATGGTGTTGGAGCGTCCATTGTACATTGTTAGTTCACTGTCATTCGTTATACTTAAGTGATTTCCGGGAACTGTGAGTCGCGATATAGGATGATAAATCGCTTTTATACTAATAATTATGACGGCTCCTTTGTCAACTATATGTGATATATGCCATTAACTATCACTATTAGCTTCTTATCTTGTTTGACTAAGGTGAAGGTCGTTTGGAGCCAGTAGGTATAGAGCTCAAGTCAAATCGTGGTGGTCTTGGACAGGAGGCAGAAAGACGCAAGCGAGAGGCACAAAGAGAGAAGTTTCTAGAACAACAGCAtataaaaaagatgaaaatgGCACAGGAAATGCAATCCAACTATCGGAGCATCAAAATTAATGAGCAAAGGCAGCGACGGGCGGAGAAACATCTGCGTGAAAGTCAGCGAGTATGCGAACATTTGGACCACACACAGGTAACTTcgtttaaagcacatcaattacatcagtactgtttcagcttattcaggttcatTAATATCTTGattttcaaatgagccattgtttgacatggtgagacagacattgttttgtgtttataggatttcctcAGAGCTCTGCCACACAAATGtgcaatggtataggctcgcaaattataacgtcacaattttcatattcggtgttgtgtacTTTTACCGTTTACTACTACGATAATGTTACGACAGTATTACTACTTATTAACTACGGTAaagacgctagtggcaggcgaaggtaggacaactccagagaaccaatgaagatgacaaaggaatcagtgtcattagctcttcATGTACAGATTAATTTTATGATAAgtagctcagattccaagcaccatactatattttaccgatgatattatgcactagccctctctttttattgtgatgttgaggggcacgactgagcctaattaatttcaagcattgcgtgatctcgcgagagtgcaatttacatatagtcctagggacACACCACTGCAAGTCACAGTTTAATCGaggtgatttcattacctttatcaacggcagtatatttattgaagcataatcatatttagaaagcaaATGGACAGTGATACGAATTCttcagataataatactaccactactactgcatttctgtatgggacaaacaatgccatcatataaaacgatgtgataataattactataaatgtttaaaatgaacgaaaggatgaaaaagTGAACTCTAATaatcacccgaaatctattaacccagaacatgtgtttgtattggtcaggcgtTAGCATGATCCCCGGGCATTTTtaattatctagaatcctagtttattattagcgctcgcTGGGTTTAaaagcaccgattgtcacagaaaagcgcagcctcaatggcagcgaaagggatcgacaacctaaggctaaatgataattatgacataacattgtgggaaccacaaccaagtgttttttattgcaggacatacttttaacaccctgtttttcatagttctattattctttgtgtattgaatataggctcattcgaaagccaagactctgatgtactgaaatatatgataaaagtattgatacaattgatgtgctttaaccATTTTCCTACAAACTACCGGTATGCAAGTTTTAGCAATATTTCtcacaatatttactataataagagccgtgtctgtctgaagccactaTCGAGTGTTGGGAAAAAATTGCACCAAATAGGAATCAAACCCATACATTCGGATTCTGTGCTATGCGCTACTCAACCACCTTGTTTGTACCTCgtaataactgtgcacatagttattacatgtgTGATCTCTCACGGCCCACAGGACTACCTGCGTACTAGTTGGATATAACATGACTAGAATAACTGATGttgatttataataataattgatgTTGATTGAATAATTGGATATGTTTACATGGCCTGACttacttgtttttttttgttaattcTGCCGTCCTGGATTTCTTTTTAAAGCCAATTGTTTGCAAATTCATCCTTACCAGTGCTCATGTGTATTTTCTCAACTCTGGTTTCACGTCAAACTAGTCAAGAGGCATAAAAACCCAGCTAATTATGTATAATTCTCTTATTACGTGAAGCATGTAGTTGGGCTACATTTG includes:
- the LOC137399588 gene encoding G patch domain-containing protein 11-like is translated as MAVEEEEDYMSAAVLNSCGDVKPGLFRSSKEAHQRLQHKRYLEGQKNKQKPTKVMEAEKREEGLSKSIDSNNKGFALLKKMGYKPGEGIGKSGEGRLEPVGIELKSNRGGLGQEAERRKREAQREKFLEQQHIKKMKMAQEMQSNYRSIKINEQRQRRAEKHLRESQRVCEHLDHTQGIEEPLVFYYWPADLRPGAEKDSNDEETTATEPEDEPEVADQLEELTDYLRSTHLYCIWCGYAFDDAEHLANECPGNTAEDHDSL